CCTTCTTAAGTGTATATATGAGAAGTTTCTAAGTCTTTTTAATGGTTAggaaaggtgttttttttctaagatatgtcaaagtaaatataaacatttcttattttctattctttttcataatttttggaCATTATTGATTCATTAATGTAAATAAAAGGGCTTTAAACACTTGCATTAATTCAATATTTCATCAAGTGGAGCAGATTAGATTTTCTAATTGCTTCCAACTACATTAACATCAATTGGCTTGCTATTAAACAAAGTCCAGTCATCACTGGGGAAAAGTTCCAAATATTAATTTGCTTACATGAAGCAGGATATTCATTTTGTCACCACATAAACCTTTGAATACTATCATTATTTGGCCATCGAAATGTCTTGTTCAGGAAGAGataaaatgttacaaaattaataatcatataaaaaCCCAGTTCACAAAGGAGCTTGGGCAGGGATGGCATAGGAAGGTTAAGCCTATAGATGATATAAGGCAATATAAAGTAACGAAACTCAAGAAGTTTTTGAGGAACTGTGACTGTaaataagcatatgaaaaacaTAATGTTCCAGAAAATGGATTTGGATTTCAATGAATCAGCAATACTCCAACCAGCGAACAAATAGCATGGAACTAGTATTTTACAAAGTCATGCCTCTGGAAGATTCTTTTCCATACATAGAATGTATAATGTCTGTTGTCTGCGAGCAAATACTTATGAACATAAGTGAATTTCCAGACTAAAAATAAGGAGACAGTTGTAAGTACAACAAACTGCCCCCAGTTTCTCCATGCTGAGTGAAGAAAAGTTTTAATTTTTGCAGGGGACAGCagatgagggaaggaaaaaaacagagtaaaagaaaaaaagtagaacagCTGAGGAAAATTCATACAGGCTTCATGGTTACTCTTATCACCAACAACTATTCCACCATTTAAAATTACAAAagcaataaatataattattaaaaggATATAAGGCCATGTTGAAACAATAAGCATAGTCAAGTTCCTAAATGACATGGCATAATCAAAAAGAAAGCACAGTATCTTCTTACATGCTGAAAGTGGTCCTCTGATGGATGAAAGTTTAGCTTCCTTCTTTTGTAGCTCAATCTTCCAAGCCTCTGTTAACTTTTCTGAAATAATATTTCCTGCACAGAAAAGCATCCAAACAATATTTGTCTGGCGAAACATGAAGCCACAAAATCCAAGTAGAGCTGAAGTTTTATGATTACCATAAAGGCACATCAAATAGGCAAAAAGAGTGAAAAACGTTGATCCTGTGTCTGTATAATAgaggaagttaaaaaaatagaGCGTAGGAAAAACTGCCATTGTTAAAGCTGACAAAATTCTCTGGATACCTGAGACAGCCTTATTCCTCTGTTGTAACTTGCAAAAAAGTAAATAGAGTAAATAGAAGTTGCCAACACTGAAGAGCAGATTAACAAATCTGAGCATTCCTATGGAGCAGACTACGTGTTGAGACCATCCAATGATCCAAGTGGCAGGTTTTACAATTCCAACAGATACCAGGTATAAACCAGGTAGTGTAGTGATCATGGGATCccacttttcatgcttctcttgattcttgtgtttgaaagtcaaattttctattcagttctggtcttttcactgagaaagcttgaaagtcctctattttattgaaactccatattttgccttggaacatgatactcagttttgctgggtaggtgattctaggttttaatcctagctccattgacctccggaatatcgcattccaagcccttcgatctcttaatgtagaagctgccagatcttgggttattctgattgggtttccacaatactcaaattgtttctttctggctgcttgcaatattttctccttgatctgggagctctggaatttggcaacaatattcctaggagatttctttttgggatctatttgaggaggcaatcgttggattctttcaatttctattttgccctgtggctctagaatatcagggcagttctccttgataatttcttgaaagatgaaatctaggctcttttttgatcatggctttcaggtagtccaataatttttaaattatctctcctggatctattttccaggtcagtggtttttccaaggagatatttcacattgtcttccattttttcattcctctggttctgttttataatgtcctgatttctcataaagtcactagcttccacttgctccaatctaatttttaaagtagtattttcttcagtggtgttttggacctccttttccatttggctaattctgcctttcaaggcattcttctcctcattggctttttggagctcttttgccatttgagttagtctgttttttaaggtgttgttttcttcagtgtatttttcagtattttttgggtctcctttagcaagtcattgacttgtttttcatggttttctcgcatccttcttatttctcttcccaatttttcctctacttctctaacttgcttttccaaatcctttttgagttcttctatggcctggggccagttcatgtttttcttggaggctttggttgtaggctctatgactttgttgtcttctttaggctgtatgttttggtcttctttgtcaccaaagaaagaatccaaagtctgagactgaatctgggcgcgttttcgctgcctggccatattcccaaccaactaacttgacccttgagtttttcagtggggtatgactgcttgtagactaacgagttctatgttctacgtttgggggggaggtgccagctctgtcagagccacactcctccttccccaaggacccccagtccaggctggacttagatcttcagcaggctgttgtactcctgctgtgatccgccacttaattcctcccaccaggtgggcctggagccggaagtaacaacagctgtagctgccccacctccgctgcccccagggctggaagccgaaccgcgaactccttccactcccgcagcttttcccactaaccttctccgcagtctttggtgtttgtgggtcgaggggggactggtaactgccgcagctcacatattcagggcgctagggccccctctgcccggcttctggtctggatcatccacgtagctcaggctgggctctgctccactccgttcccagctcccagctccgtgtggaatagacctcacccagagaccatccaggctgtcctgggctggagcccttcttccctctgctgttctgtgggttctgccgttctagaattggttcagagccattttttataggtttttggagggactcgggtatggagctcactctagtccgtgcttaccagccgccatcttggctccgcccctggagTTTTTCTTAAAGCTGTGAGTAGcagctatctaaaaccatcagcaagtattacaTGTAATGTGGATAAGAGAGAAGCATTCCCAATTAAATCAGGGGTgtaacaaagatgtccattatcaccactgttattcaatattgtactagaaacattagctttagcaatgagagaagaaaaaaaatgtaaacaaattagaatagtcaatgaagaaataaagcagtcattctttgcagatgatatgatgatatatttagaaaatcctagggaatcaactaaaaactacctgaaattattaacaactttagcacaGTTGTGGAATAttaaataaacccatataaaccattgacatttctatatattattaacaaagtccagcagcaagaggtagaaagagaaatcccatttacaGTGActgtagaaattaaaaaaaaatatttgggagtctacctgccaagacaaacccaggaactacatgcactcaattacgaaacacttcacacaaataaagtcagatctacgTAATTGGGAAAGTGTCAATTGCTCATGAATaaaccaagctaatataataaaaatgacaattctacctaaattaacttacttattcagtgccattccaatcaaactaccaaatattattttatacagctagaaaagtaatgataaaattcatctgtaagaatgaaaggtcaagaatataaagggaactaatgaaaagaaattcaagagaAGTTGGCCTAGACctaccagatctaaaattatatcataaagcagcaaccatcaaaactatttgttgCTGGTTAAGAAATAGTGGTAGATAAGTGGAATAGTTCAAATAGGTTATGTACACAAGTCACATTGGTCAATGAATACAGTAATCTAccgtttgataaatccaaagactgcCTCTTCTGGGATGAACTCataatttgacaaaaactacttgGAAGAATGGAAAATAGTAAGACAGAAACTTGatatagaccaacaccttataTCACATAGCAAGATAAGATCAAAAGGGGcacattatttagacataaaggttgataccataagcaaattaggagagcaaggaatagtttccctgtcagatcaggagaagggaagaatttatgatgaaacaagaaatggagaacattatgaaacacaaaatggataattttgtttacatttaatttaaaagtttttgctcAAAGAAAGCCAATgccaccaagattagaagggaagtagaaagctggaaaataaattttattatcagTGTCTCTGaataaggcctcatttctaaaatatacagagaatagAGTGAAATTAACAGAAGTCATTCcctgttgataaatggtcagaggatataaacaggcagtttttaggtGAAGAATTTAAAGCTATTTAcactcatataaaaatgttctaaatcactattgattaaacaATTCCAAATTTAAACAATTCTGGAGTACTACATCACACTTAGCAgattgacaaaacaggaaaatgataaatgttggagaatatgtgggaaaattggaacactaattcattattgctgtagttgtgaattgatccaaccattccattctggagagcaatttggaactatgcacaaaggccAGCCA
This region of Trichosurus vulpecula isolate mTriVul1 chromosome 3, mTriVul1.pri, whole genome shotgun sequence genomic DNA includes:
- the LOC118842176 gene encoding LOW QUALITY PROTEIN: dol-P-Glc:Glc(2)Man(9)GlcNAc(2)-PP-Dol alpha-1,2-glucosyltransferase-like (The sequence of the model RefSeq protein was modified relative to this genomic sequence to represent the inferred CDS: inserted 1 base in 1 codon) → MDWAFIESYSVKAEKALGTYSTSEVKGTFEQIVGTQINQEKHEKWDPMITTLPGLYLVSVGIVKPATWIIGWSQHVVCSIGMLRFVNLLFSVGNFYLLYLLFCKLQQRNKAVSGIQRILSALTMAVFPTLYFFNFLYYTDTGSTFFTLFAYLMCLYGNHKTSALLGFCGFMFRQTNIVWMLFCAGNIISEKLTEAWKIELQKKEAKLSSIRGPLSACKKILCFLFDYAMSFRNLTMLIVSTWPYILLIIIFIAFVILNGGIVVGDKSNHEACMNFPQLFYFFSFTLFFSFPHLLSPAKIKTFLHSAWRNWGQFVVLTTVSLFLVWKFTYVHKYLLADNRHYTFYVWKRIFQRHDFVKYXVPCYLFAGWSIADSLKSKSIFWNIMFFICLFTVTVPQKLLEFRYFILPYIIYRLNLPMPSLPKLLCELGFYMIINFVTFYLFLNKTFRWPNNDSIQRFMW